Genomic DNA from Streptomyces sp. AM 2-1-1:
AGCTGATCCCCGGCACCGAGATGCGGATCGTGGACCTCGCCGACCCCGGCCAGGACGTGGGGCCCGGCGCCGAGGGCGAAATCCTCATCCGGGGACCCCAGGTGATGAAGGGGTACCTCGGGCGCCCCGACGCCACCGCCGCCATGATCGACGCGGACGGCTGGGTGCACACCGGCGACGTCGGACGCGTCGACGAGGAGGGCTGGCTCTACGTCGTCGACCGGGTCAAGGAGCTGATCAAGTACAAGGGGTACCAGGTCGCCCCCGCCGAATTGGAGGCCCTGCTGCTCGGCCACGAACACCTCGTGGACGCCGCCGTCATCGGCGTGTACGACGACACCGGCAACGAGATCCCCAAGGCCTTCCTGGTCCGCTCACCGGCCGCGGAGGCGCGGAACCTCACGCCCGAGGACGTGATCGCGTACGTCGCCGAGCGCGTCGCCCCGTACAAGAAGGTGCGGCGGGCCGAGTTCGTCGACGCGGTGCCCCGGGCCGTCTCGGGCAAGATCCTGCGCCGCGAACTCCGCGACCGGGAACGCGCCACCGGCACCGACGGGAGTCCCGCATGAGCAGCCTCGCCGCCCCCGTCCGCGACCGGGGCATCACCACACTCACCCTGGACGCCCCCGCCCGCCGCAACGCCCTCTCCGCCGAGCTGGTCGGCGAACTGTCCGGGGCGCTCGACGCCTGCGCGGCCGACACCGCCGTGCGCGCGGTCGTCCTGACCCACACCGGTACCACCTTCTGCGCCGGGGCCGACCTCACCTCCCCGGCCGATCCGCAGGAGTTCGTCGCCCTGCTGCGGAAGATCGTCGCCCTCCCGAAGCCCGTGGTCGGCCGGGTCACCGGCCACGTCCGGGCCGGCGGGCTCGGGCTGCTCGGCGCGTGCGACATCGCGGCCGCGGGCCCCGGGGCGAGCTTCGCGCTCACCGAATCGCGGCTCGGGCTCGCCCCCGCCGTGATCTCCCTGACGCTGCTGCCCCGGCTGGACCGGTCGGCGGCGGCCCGCTACTACCTCACCGGGGAGCGGTTCGACGCGGCCGA
This window encodes:
- a CDS encoding enoyl-CoA hydratase family protein → MSSLAAPVRDRGITTLTLDAPARRNALSAELVGELSGALDACAADTAVRAVVLTHTGTTFCAGADLTSPADPQEFVALLRKIVALPKPVVGRVTGHVRAGGLGLLGACDIAAAGPGASFALTESRLGLAPAVISLTLLPRLDRSAAARYYLTGERFDAAEAARISLITLATEDEVDKALEPVLDGLRRASPQGLMASKQLVTATVLESFDQHAEDLVALSTALFASDEAREGMTAFLERRDPAWVW